From a region of the Streptomyces sp. NBC_00193 genome:
- a CDS encoding sulfatase-like hydrolase/transferase, with protein MSSRRHFLAGSAAAAVGLAALPQAVQPAQAAAAGTAPGAEGPPNLVVILADDLGYGDLGAYGQKLITTPRIDQLAAEGLRFTDAYSAAAVCAPSRAALLTGLHTGHAAVRANPSSGGQGSLGAGDTTFAEVLRARGYRTGLFGKWGFGPEAGDQPSHPSARGFEEFYGYIDHSHAHQYYPAYLWNGNAKETVPTGTFAPDAIAARALGFIDAHAGGPAPFLLFLTPNLPHAPSEIPDASAYADRSWTQANKSHAAQISLLDAQVGAVVDRLKARGVAERTVVLVASDNGPHEEGGVNPDLFDANGPLRGYKRNLYEGGVRVPLVAWSPGRIAPGTTSARPTPLYDLLPTLADLAGGAPAPADIDGLSAAAVLNGAPALAPLHNHLYWYRDEQGVTSRANTQDGGRAKQVAEAIRKDQWKAVRFAPARDRTVADSQWAFELYNLAVDLGEKNDVAAKNPSVVSSLTALLRSSWADTYVRRPWGLTAVADAVASTLTTTVANGTARPWPDVRVTLPLPSGWTATATTPTTAPSLGPGESLTTTWRLTPPPTAPAPALLVPQATTSSSLGFTAPVRYTPLPAPPTQDSYLSDLPWVSAANGWGPVEIDRSNGKQAAGDGTPIAFGGVTYAKGLGVHAPSEIVYHLGGRGNRFTALVGIDDFSKKQSASGATRATVRGDGRVLATTGVLTGASGPTALDVDVRGIRLLHLVVEDANGNSAFDHTSWAAARVTVV; from the coding sequence ATGTCCAGCCGCCGCCACTTCCTCGCGGGTTCCGCGGCCGCCGCCGTCGGCCTCGCGGCCCTCCCGCAGGCCGTCCAGCCCGCGCAGGCGGCCGCTGCCGGGACGGCCCCCGGGGCGGAGGGGCCGCCGAACCTCGTGGTGATCCTGGCCGACGATCTGGGCTACGGCGACCTGGGCGCGTACGGCCAGAAGCTGATCACCACCCCGCGCATCGACCAACTGGCCGCAGAGGGGCTCCGGTTCACCGACGCCTACTCCGCGGCCGCCGTCTGCGCGCCCTCCCGTGCCGCACTGCTGACCGGCCTGCACACCGGCCACGCCGCCGTCCGGGCCAACCCCTCCAGCGGCGGCCAGGGCAGCCTCGGCGCGGGCGACACCACCTTCGCGGAGGTGCTCCGGGCACGCGGGTACCGTACGGGTCTCTTCGGCAAGTGGGGCTTCGGACCGGAGGCCGGGGACCAGCCGAGCCACCCGTCCGCGCGCGGCTTCGAGGAGTTCTACGGGTACATCGACCACAGCCACGCCCACCAGTACTACCCGGCGTACCTCTGGAACGGCAACGCCAAGGAGACCGTCCCGACGGGCACCTTCGCCCCCGACGCGATCGCCGCGCGCGCCCTCGGCTTCATCGACGCCCACGCCGGCGGCCCCGCCCCCTTCCTGCTCTTCCTCACCCCGAACCTCCCGCACGCCCCGAGCGAGATCCCCGACGCGAGCGCCTACGCCGACCGGTCCTGGACGCAGGCCAACAAGTCGCACGCGGCGCAGATCAGCCTCCTCGACGCGCAGGTCGGCGCCGTCGTCGACCGGCTGAAGGCGCGGGGCGTCGCGGAGCGCACGGTCGTCCTGGTGGCCTCCGACAACGGCCCGCACGAGGAGGGCGGGGTCAACCCGGACCTCTTCGACGCCAACGGCCCGCTGCGCGGCTACAAGCGCAACCTGTACGAGGGCGGCGTACGCGTCCCCCTCGTCGCCTGGTCCCCGGGCCGGATCGCCCCCGGCACCACCAGCGCCCGCCCCACCCCGCTCTACGACCTCCTGCCCACCCTCGCCGACCTGGCGGGCGGCGCCCCGGCCCCTGCCGACATCGACGGGCTCTCGGCGGCCGCGGTCCTCAACGGCGCCCCCGCCCTGGCCCCCCTCCACAACCACCTGTACTGGTACCGCGACGAGCAGGGCGTCACCAGCCGCGCCAACACGCAGGACGGCGGCCGGGCGAAGCAGGTGGCGGAGGCCATCCGCAAGGACCAGTGGAAGGCCGTACGGTTCGCCCCGGCGCGGGACCGCACGGTGGCGGACTCCCAGTGGGCGTTCGAGCTCTACAACCTGGCGGTGGACCTCGGCGAGAAGAACGACGTGGCGGCGAAGAACCCCTCGGTGGTCTCGTCGTTGACGGCCCTCCTGCGTTCCTCGTGGGCGGACACGTACGTGCGCCGCCCGTGGGGCCTGACCGCGGTCGCCGACGCCGTCGCCTCGACGCTCACCACGACCGTCGCGAACGGTACGGCCCGCCCCTGGCCGGACGTCCGCGTCACCCTCCCGCTCCCGTCGGGCTGGACGGCCACCGCGACGACACCGACGACCGCGCCCTCCCTCGGCCCGGGCGAGTCACTGACCACGACGTGGCGGCTGACCCCGCCCCCGACGGCGCCCGCACCCGCGCTCCTCGTGCCGCAGGCCACCACCTCGTCCTCCCTCGGCTTCACGGCACCCGTCCGCTACACGCCCCTGCCGGCCCCGCCCACGCAGGACAGCTACCTCAGCGACCTCCCCTGGGTCTCGGCGGCCAACGGCTGGGGCCCGGTCGAGATCGACCGCTCCAACGGCAAGCAGGCGGCGGGCGACGGCACCCCGATCGCCTTCGGCGGGGTCACGTACGCGAAGGGCCTCGGCGTGCACGCCCCGTCGGAGATCGTCTACCACCTGGGCGGCCGCGGGAACCGCTTCACGGCCCTGGTCGGCATCGACGACTTCTCGAAGAAGCAGTCGGCGTCCGGAGCCACCCGCGCGACCGTACGCGGCGACGGCCGGGTCCTCGCCACGACGGGGGTCCTGACCGGCGCGTCGGGACCGACCGCGCTCGACGTGGACGTACGGGGGATTCGCCTCCTGCACCTGGTCGTGGAGGACGCGAACGGGAACTCCGCCTTCGACCACACCTCGTGGGCGGCGGCGCGGGTGACGGTGGTCTGA
- a CDS encoding NAD(P)-dependent alcohol dehydrogenase, giving the protein MSVTQVAAYAAPAPKAPLERTTVPRRPVGAHDVLIDIKFAGICHSDIHQVTDGWGEGIYPMVPGHEIAGVITEVGPEVTKFAVGDRVGVGCFVDSCRECEQCLAGQEQFCAKGMTGTYNSLDRNGEPTYGGYSTHVVVDENYTVRIPDALPLDVAAPLLCAGITLYSPLKHWQAGPGKQVAIVGLGGLGHMGVKIAHALGAEVTVLSQTLRKQEDGLKLGADHFYATSDEATFKELAGRFDLIVSTVSAPLALDSYLGLLKVDGALVNVGAPEEPVSLNLFSVIGGRKTLAGSMIGGIAETQEMLDFCAEHGLGADIEVIRAEEVNEAYVRVQSGDVRYRFVIDTSTI; this is encoded by the coding sequence GTGTCCGTCACCCAGGTCGCCGCCTACGCCGCTCCCGCGCCCAAGGCCCCGCTGGAGCGCACCACCGTCCCGCGCCGTCCGGTCGGTGCGCACGACGTCCTCATCGACATCAAGTTCGCCGGCATCTGCCACTCCGACATCCACCAGGTCACCGACGGCTGGGGCGAGGGCATCTACCCCATGGTCCCGGGCCACGAGATCGCCGGTGTGATCACCGAGGTCGGACCCGAGGTCACCAAGTTCGCCGTCGGCGACCGGGTGGGCGTCGGCTGCTTCGTCGACTCCTGCCGCGAGTGCGAGCAGTGCCTCGCCGGGCAGGAGCAGTTCTGTGCCAAGGGCATGACCGGCACGTACAACTCCCTCGACCGGAACGGCGAGCCCACGTACGGCGGTTACTCCACGCACGTCGTCGTCGACGAGAACTACACCGTCCGCATCCCCGACGCCCTTCCCCTCGACGTCGCCGCCCCGCTGCTGTGCGCCGGCATCACGCTCTACTCGCCGCTGAAGCACTGGCAGGCCGGCCCCGGCAAGCAGGTCGCGATCGTCGGCCTCGGCGGCCTCGGCCACATGGGCGTCAAGATCGCCCACGCGCTCGGCGCCGAGGTCACCGTCCTCTCGCAGACCCTGCGCAAGCAGGAGGACGGGCTCAAGCTGGGCGCCGACCACTTCTACGCCACCAGCGACGAGGCCACCTTCAAGGAGCTGGCCGGCCGCTTCGACCTGATCGTGTCCACCGTGTCCGCGCCGCTCGCGCTCGACTCCTACCTGGGCCTGCTCAAGGTGGACGGCGCCCTGGTGAACGTCGGCGCCCCGGAGGAGCCGGTCTCGCTGAACCTGTTCTCCGTCATCGGCGGCCGCAAGACCCTGGCCGGCTCGATGATCGGCGGCATCGCCGAGACGCAGGAGATGCTCGACTTCTGCGCCGAGCACGGGCTCGGTGCGGACATCGAGGTGATCCGGGCCGAAGAGGTCAACGAGGCCTACGTGCGCGTCCAGTCGGGCGACGTCCGCTACCGCTTCGTCATCGACACCTCGACCATCTGA
- a CDS encoding helix-turn-helix transcriptional regulator: protein MDQLDQRAELGEFLRSRRARLRPEDVGLPDYGRHRRVPGLRREELAQLAGVSVAYYTRLEQGHGQNVSAEILDAIARALRLDGTERAHLSHLAGPKPRKRRQAPRPQQVRPELRTLLDAMDGVPAYLVGRRQDVIGWNRLAAAVFGDFGALPAQERNLVRLVFLDPATAELYADWECRACEVVSNLRVYAGQFPDDERLSALVGELSVKNEEFRRLWAAHTVADNKIHGVKRLRHPLVGELRLSFETLAFPDDPAQFLVTYHAAPGSPSADALSLLASWSAPSAAPEREREHAPGPVEESAP from the coding sequence ATGGATCAGCTTGATCAACGAGCCGAGCTCGGCGAGTTCCTGCGCTCCCGGCGCGCCCGGCTGCGCCCCGAGGACGTGGGCCTGCCCGACTACGGGCGCCACCGCCGGGTCCCCGGCCTGCGCCGCGAGGAGCTGGCGCAGCTGGCCGGGGTGTCGGTCGCGTACTACACGCGGCTGGAGCAGGGCCACGGCCAGAACGTGTCGGCGGAGATCCTCGACGCCATCGCGCGGGCCCTGCGCCTGGACGGCACGGAGCGTGCGCACCTGAGCCACCTGGCCGGCCCCAAGCCGCGCAAGCGCCGCCAGGCCCCGCGCCCCCAGCAGGTCCGGCCGGAGCTGCGGACGCTGCTGGACGCGATGGACGGCGTACCGGCGTACCTCGTCGGGCGGCGCCAGGACGTCATCGGCTGGAACCGGCTGGCCGCGGCCGTCTTCGGCGACTTCGGGGCGCTCCCGGCGCAGGAGCGCAACCTGGTGCGGCTGGTGTTCCTGGACCCGGCGACGGCGGAGCTGTACGCGGACTGGGAATGCCGGGCGTGCGAGGTGGTGAGCAATCTGCGCGTGTACGCCGGGCAGTTCCCGGACGACGAACGGCTGTCCGCGCTGGTCGGTGAACTGTCCGTCAAGAACGAGGAGTTCCGCCGGCTGTGGGCCGCCCACACGGTGGCCGACAACAAGATCCACGGCGTCAAGCGACTGCGCCACCCGCTGGTCGGCGAGCTCCGGCTCTCCTTCGAGACCCTGGCCTTCCCGGACGACCCGGCGCAGTTCCTGGTCACCTACCACGCGGCCCCGGGCTCCCCCTCGGCCGACGCCCTCAGCCTCCTCGCCTCCTGGTCCGCGCCGTCCGCCGCGCCGGAGCGGGAGCGGGAGCACGCCCCGGGTCCCGTCGAGGAATCCGCCCCGTAG
- a CDS encoding GNAT family N-acetyltransferase: MMITPLSVPPTDTEVDHWWAVLAAARTADLPGTPPPSRTEVAGELRVPSVRGRSAHWATEDAVASLVLFTDGVNDHTAFLDELTVRPDARRHGVGTALWARAREELLADGRTSVAAEVDLGGPGQAFAEAVGFENVLSMAWYVQDVREARWVQGAQAAKEGAGSPAPGYELHCWPGLVPDAWAQAVAVAHGAMEDAPMGELDQQIQTWTAERLHAAHRKILDRGGALTTVAAVTPDGEVAAYTELVLLDPAGPRALQYDTVVVPAHRGHGLGRAVKLRMLAEAATRHPDLRTIATSVADDNAPMLAVNAALGYRRERGVGYFQLTL; this comes from the coding sequence ATGATGATCACCCCGCTCTCCGTGCCCCCGACCGACACCGAAGTCGACCACTGGTGGGCCGTCCTGGCAGCCGCCAGGACGGCGGACCTGCCGGGGACTCCGCCGCCCTCCCGGACGGAGGTCGCCGGAGAGCTGCGGGTGCCGTCGGTGCGGGGGCGCTCGGCGCACTGGGCGACGGAGGACGCGGTCGCCTCGCTGGTCCTCTTCACCGACGGCGTCAACGACCACACCGCGTTCCTGGACGAGCTGACCGTACGGCCCGACGCGCGGCGGCACGGTGTGGGGACGGCCCTGTGGGCGCGGGCCCGCGAGGAGCTGCTCGCGGACGGCCGTACCTCGGTGGCGGCGGAGGTGGACCTGGGAGGTCCCGGTCAGGCGTTCGCCGAGGCCGTGGGCTTCGAGAACGTCCTCTCGATGGCCTGGTACGTGCAGGACGTACGGGAGGCGCGGTGGGTGCAGGGGGCGCAGGCCGCGAAGGAAGGGGCCGGGTCCCCCGCGCCCGGCTACGAGCTGCACTGCTGGCCCGGGCTGGTGCCCGACGCGTGGGCGCAGGCCGTGGCCGTCGCCCACGGGGCGATGGAGGACGCGCCGATGGGCGAGCTGGACCAGCAGATCCAGACCTGGACGGCAGAGCGCCTGCACGCCGCCCACCGCAAGATCCTGGACCGGGGAGGCGCCCTGACCACGGTCGCCGCCGTCACCCCGGACGGCGAGGTGGCGGCCTACACGGAACTGGTCCTCCTCGACCCGGCGGGCCCGCGCGCGCTCCAGTACGACACCGTGGTCGTCCCCGCCCACCGGGGCCACGGCCTCGGCCGCGCGGTCAAGCTCCGCATGCTCGCGGAGGCGGCGACCCGCCACCCGGACCTGCGCACCATCGCCACCTCGGTGGCGGACGACAACGCCCCGATGCTCGCCGTCAACGCGGCCCTCGGCTACCGGCGCGAGCGCGGGGTCGGGTACTTCCAGCTGACGCTGTAG
- a CDS encoding ABC transporter ATP-binding protein: protein MYQLTGVTKRYQRGKESIDALAGVDLTIEDGGRLVIQGPTGGGKSTLLQMLGALDRPTAGQIVLDGLDLATVSESRLTRVRAENIGFVFQSFNLIPTLTAQENVETALVPLGLKARERRDRAAEALDSVGLGERMGHLPGEMSGGQQQRVAIARALVKRPKVLLADEPTGNLDESMRDEVMELLEGLWKEHGLTFVMVTHDSALAKRAPRVATIRRGKVTVTENV from the coding sequence ATGTACCAACTCACCGGTGTCACCAAGCGCTACCAGCGCGGCAAGGAATCCATCGACGCGCTCGCCGGCGTGGACCTGACCATCGAGGACGGCGGCCGGCTCGTCATCCAGGGCCCCACCGGCGGCGGCAAGTCCACCCTGCTCCAGATGCTCGGCGCCCTGGACCGCCCGACGGCCGGACAGATCGTCCTCGACGGACTCGACCTCGCCACCGTCTCCGAATCCCGCCTCACCCGGGTCCGCGCGGAGAACATCGGCTTCGTGTTCCAGTCCTTCAACCTGATCCCCACGCTCACCGCGCAGGAGAACGTGGAGACGGCCCTCGTCCCGCTCGGGCTCAAGGCCCGCGAGCGGCGCGACCGGGCCGCCGAGGCGCTGGACTCCGTAGGCCTCGGAGAGCGGATGGGGCACCTGCCCGGCGAGATGTCGGGCGGCCAGCAGCAGCGCGTGGCCATCGCCAGGGCGCTCGTGAAGCGGCCGAAGGTGCTGCTGGCCGACGAGCCGACCGGCAACCTCGACGAGTCCATGCGCGACGAGGTCATGGAACTGCTCGAAGGGCTGTGGAAGGAACACGGCCTGACCTTCGTCATGGTCACCCACGACAGCGCGCTCGCGAAGCGGGCCCCGCGGGTGGCGACGATCCGGCGGGGGAAGGTGACGGTCACCGAGAACGTCTGA
- a CDS encoding ABC transporter permease, which yields MFFTYLRRELRRRRKAALVVASGLALGIALVIVVTSVSAGMTQAQGKVLQSLYGLGTDMTVTKAQTPPAEGDTAARPRFRFDAKGEGDADAEQSSDLVMPQGFETLDAATVDKVSGQSGVAQAVGGLSLQVMKVNGQFKRGEFKRAEGQTGGGTAAKPGATGGAGGTGGTVEGGGADFDVNSFSVYGADVTRPELGPLTTSKISSGRTFAAGETDAAVAVVDSAYATKNKLAVDSEVTVKSAKFKVIGIATADSGDAAANVYVPLKQAQTLAGTPDKITTVYVQAKDSQAIGSVKQAIQKNVPDTTVTTSADLADTVSGSLSTAASLASTVGTWLSYAVLLAAFLVAGLLTSSAVSRRVREFGTLKALGWKSGRVTGQVAGEALVNGLIGGALGIGLGLGAAYAITAISPQLTAQLAAGAGRGQGPGGGGGGMMRSAQQGAGKALDIALTAPVSLSTIGLAVALAVAGGLVAGGFGGWRASRLRPADALRRVE from the coding sequence ATGTTCTTCACCTACCTCCGGCGCGAGCTGCGCCGCCGCAGGAAGGCGGCGCTCGTCGTCGCCTCCGGACTCGCGCTGGGCATCGCCCTCGTCATCGTCGTCACCTCCGTCTCGGCGGGGATGACGCAGGCCCAGGGCAAGGTCCTCCAGTCGCTGTACGGCCTCGGCACCGACATGACCGTCACCAAGGCCCAGACCCCGCCGGCCGAGGGCGACACCGCGGCCCGGCCCCGGTTCAGGTTCGACGCGAAGGGCGAGGGCGACGCCGACGCCGAGCAGAGCAGCGACCTCGTGATGCCCCAGGGCTTCGAGACCCTCGACGCCGCGACCGTGGACAAGGTGTCCGGCCAGTCCGGCGTCGCCCAGGCCGTCGGCGGCCTCAGCCTTCAGGTGATGAAGGTCAACGGGCAGTTCAAGCGCGGCGAGTTCAAGCGCGCGGAGGGCCAGACGGGCGGCGGTACGGCCGCAAAGCCGGGCGCCACCGGCGGTGCGGGCGGTACCGGCGGCACGGTCGAGGGCGGCGGCGCCGACTTCGACGTCAACTCCTTCTCCGTCTACGGCGCGGACGTCACCCGGCCCGAACTGGGCCCGCTCACCACCTCCAAGATCAGCTCGGGCCGTACCTTCGCGGCCGGCGAGACCGACGCGGCCGTCGCCGTCGTCGACAGCGCCTACGCCACGAAGAACAAGCTCGCCGTCGACTCCGAAGTCACCGTCAAGAGCGCCAAGTTCAAGGTGATCGGGATCGCCACCGCCGACAGCGGCGACGCGGCCGCCAACGTCTACGTCCCGCTCAAGCAGGCCCAGACCCTCGCCGGAACCCCCGACAAGATCACCACGGTCTACGTCCAGGCCAAGGACTCGCAGGCCATCGGCTCCGTCAAGCAGGCCATCCAGAAGAACGTCCCGGACACCACCGTCACCACCTCGGCCGACCTGGCCGACACCGTCTCCGGTTCGCTCTCCACCGCCGCCTCCCTCGCCTCCACGGTCGGCACCTGGCTCTCGTACGCGGTCCTCCTCGCCGCCTTCCTCGTCGCCGGCCTGCTGACCTCCTCGGCCGTGTCCCGGCGCGTCCGCGAGTTCGGCACGCTCAAGGCACTCGGCTGGAAGAGCGGCCGCGTCACCGGCCAGGTCGCCGGAGAGGCCCTGGTCAACGGCCTGATCGGCGGAGCGCTCGGCATCGGCCTCGGGCTCGGAGCCGCGTACGCCATCACCGCGATCAGCCCGCAGCTGACCGCGCAGCTCGCGGCCGGCGCCGGCCGGGGCCAGGGCCCGGGCGGCGGGGGAGGCGGGATGATGCGCTCCGCTCAGCAGGGCGCCGGCAAGGCCCTCGACATCGCGCTCACCGCGCCCGTCTCGCTCTCCACCATCGGCCTGGCCGTCGCGCTCGCCGTCGCGGGCGGACTCGTCGCAGGCGGCTTCGGCGGCTGGCGCGCCTCCCGGCTGAGGCCGGCGGACGCACTGCGTCGCGTCGAATAG
- a CDS encoding Ig-like domain-containing protein, giving the protein MEWRVRTDNKRRRRSLVAISAVLGGVLVLAGCGGGDDKGGDTPKASGEASAKSQADVDAAAAKDASKAKIAITPKDGATNVGLNDAANVAVSEGTLTQVELKSSEGTAVPGKIAADGKSWKPDGALKRSTKYALSATAKDEAGREAHENASFTTVSPQNSFVGSFIPDEGQTVGVGMPVSITFDKQIKDKKAVQAGITVTSSSGQEVVGHWFSTQRLDFRPEKYWQAGSTVTLKLALDGVQGGPGIQGVQSKTVTFKIGRSQVSTVDAKSKKMTVTRDGAVLKTIPISAGSPENPTYNGQMVISEKFKETRMNGATVGFTDDDGKGEYDIKDVPHAMRLSQSGTFVHGNYWGPDSVFGSANTSHGCVGLNDAKGANDPNQPAAWFYDNSLIGDVVTVVNSPDKTIKPDNGLNGWNMSWADWKAGSAV; this is encoded by the coding sequence ATGGAGTGGCGTGTGAGGACGGACAACAAGCGGCGGAGAAGGTCCCTGGTGGCCATATCCGCCGTACTCGGCGGCGTACTGGTGCTGGCGGGATGCGGCGGCGGTGACGACAAGGGCGGTGACACGCCGAAGGCCAGCGGGGAGGCATCGGCCAAGTCCCAGGCGGACGTGGACGCGGCTGCGGCCAAGGACGCCTCCAAGGCCAAGATAGCCATCACGCCCAAGGACGGCGCCACCAACGTCGGCCTGAACGACGCGGCCAACGTGGCCGTGAGTGAGGGCACGCTCACCCAGGTCGAGCTGAAGAGCTCCGAGGGCACGGCGGTGCCGGGCAAGATAGCCGCCGACGGGAAGAGCTGGAAGCCGGACGGCGCGCTGAAGCGCTCCACCAAGTACGCGCTGTCGGCGACCGCGAAGGACGAGGCGGGCCGCGAGGCGCACGAGAACGCCTCCTTCACCACCGTCTCCCCGCAGAACAGCTTCGTGGGCTCCTTCATCCCGGACGAGGGTCAGACCGTCGGCGTGGGCATGCCGGTCTCGATCACCTTCGACAAGCAGATCAAGGACAAGAAGGCCGTCCAGGCGGGCATCACGGTCACCTCCAGCAGCGGCCAGGAGGTCGTGGGCCACTGGTTCAGCACGCAGCGGCTGGACTTCCGCCCGGAGAAGTACTGGCAGGCCGGTTCCACCGTCACCCTGAAGCTGGCGCTGGACGGGGTCCAGGGCGGCCCGGGCATCCAGGGCGTGCAGAGCAAGACCGTCACCTTCAAGATCGGCCGGAGCCAGGTCTCCACGGTCGACGCGAAGAGCAAGAAGATGACGGTCACCCGGGACGGCGCGGTCCTCAAGACCATCCCGATCTCGGCGGGCTCCCCGGAGAACCCGACCTACAACGGTCAGATGGTGATCTCCGAGAAGTTCAAGGAGACCCGGATGAACGGCGCCACCGTCGGCTTCACCGACGACGACGGCAAGGGCGAGTACGACATCAAGGACGTGCCGCACGCGATGCGCCTGTCCCAGTCCGGCACCTTCGTGCACGGCAACTACTGGGGACCTGACTCGGTCTTCGGCAGCGCCAACACCAGCCACGGCTGCGTCGGCCTGAACGACGCCAAGGGTGCGAACGACCCGAACCAGCCCGCGGCCTGGTTCTACGACAACTCCCTCATCGGTGACGTCGTCACGGTCGTCAACTCCCCGGACAAGACGATCAAGCCGGACAACGGCCTCAACGGCTGGAACATGAGCTGGGCGGACTGGAAGGCCGGTTCGGCCGTCTGA